From Alteromonas australica, one genomic window encodes:
- the ctaD gene encoding cytochrome c oxidase subunit I → MSKATDIIAPGSAATDTHDDHHDHIPKGITRWLFTTNHKDIGTLYLWFAFIMFLVGGAMAMVIRAELFQPGLQIVEPNFFNQMTTVHGLIMVFGAVMPAFTGLANWLIPMMIGAPDMALPRMNNWSFWILPGAFLILLSSLFMEGGGPAFGWTFYAPLSTTYSNDSTGLFVFSVHIMGISSIMGAINVIVTIFNMRAPGMTWMKMPLFVWTWLITAFLLIAVMPVLAGAVTMVLTDKFFGTSFFDAAGGGDPVMFQHIFWFFGHPEVYIMILPAFGIISQIVPTFSRKKLFGYASMVYATASIALLSFVVWAHHMFTTGMPVYMEMFFMFATMLISVPTGVKVFNWVATMWRGSLTFEIPMMFAIAFIVLFTIGGLSGLMLAITPVDFQYHDTYFVVAHFHYVLVTGAVFSIMAAVYYWLPKWTGKMYDTGLAKWHFWCSLISVNVLFFPMHFVGLAGMPRRIPDYALQFADFNKWISLGGFAFGLSQLIFLALLIKACKKQGEPVSNQVWEGAEGLEWEIPSPAPYHTFETPPTVK, encoded by the coding sequence ATGAGTAAAGCTACCGATATTATCGCGCCGGGTTCTGCGGCGACTGACACACACGATGATCACCATGATCACATCCCTAAAGGAATAACGAGGTGGTTATTTACCACCAACCATAAAGACATAGGTACCTTATACCTGTGGTTCGCTTTTATTATGTTTTTAGTCGGCGGGGCCATGGCCATGGTGATCCGCGCTGAGTTATTTCAGCCTGGACTACAAATTGTAGAACCGAACTTCTTTAATCAAATGACAACAGTTCATGGCCTCATCATGGTATTTGGGGCTGTCATGCCGGCATTTACCGGTTTGGCAAACTGGCTAATACCTATGATGATTGGTGCTCCAGATATGGCGTTACCACGCATGAATAACTGGAGTTTTTGGATACTTCCGGGTGCCTTCTTAATTCTGTTAAGTTCACTATTTATGGAAGGCGGTGGTCCTGCGTTTGGATGGACGTTTTACGCACCACTTTCTACCACTTACAGCAACGATTCAACGGGCTTGTTTGTGTTTTCGGTACACATCATGGGTATCTCCTCCATTATGGGTGCGATTAACGTGATTGTTACTATATTCAATATGCGCGCGCCGGGCATGACTTGGATGAAAATGCCTTTGTTTGTATGGACTTGGCTTATCACCGCCTTTCTGTTGATTGCTGTGATGCCAGTCCTGGCAGGCGCTGTTACCATGGTACTAACGGATAAGTTTTTCGGTACAAGTTTCTTCGATGCAGCCGGCGGTGGCGACCCCGTTATGTTCCAGCACATTTTCTGGTTCTTTGGTCACCCAGAAGTTTACATTATGATTTTGCCTGCATTTGGCATTATTTCGCAGATAGTACCGACGTTTTCTCGCAAGAAACTCTTTGGTTATGCCTCTATGGTCTACGCGACAGCCTCCATTGCGCTACTGTCGTTTGTGGTTTGGGCTCACCATATGTTTACCACGGGTATGCCAGTCTACATGGAAATGTTTTTCATGTTCGCCACTATGCTTATATCGGTGCCCACCGGCGTTAAAGTATTCAACTGGGTGGCCACTATGTGGCGTGGGTCACTTACCTTCGAAATACCGATGATGTTCGCCATTGCGTTTATCGTGTTGTTCACTATCGGTGGTTTGTCTGGGCTAATGCTGGCTATTACGCCTGTGGATTTCCAGTATCACGACACCTATTTCGTGGTAGCGCATTTCCACTATGTTCTTGTGACGGGAGCTGTGTTTTCCATCATGGCGGCGGTGTATTACTGGCTGCCGAAATGGACTGGCAAAATGTACGACACAGGATTGGCGAAATGGCATTTTTGGTGCTCTTTAATTTCCGTCAATGTGCTCTTTTTCCCTATGCATTTTGTAGGTTTGGCAGGTATGCCCCGCCGTATACCCGACTATGCATTGCAATTTGCAGACTTTAATAAGTGGATTAGCTTAGGGGGCTTCGCCTTTGGTTTGTCACAGCTTATTTTCTTGGCCCTGCTAATTAAGGCTTGTAAGAAACAAGGTGAGCCTGTGTCAAACCAAGTATGGGAAGGCGCCGAAGGACTAGAATGGGAAATCCCATCTCCAGCGCCTTATCACACGTTTGAAACACCTCCCACAGTGAAATAA
- the coxB gene encoding cytochrome c oxidase subunit II, protein MSENSSLNLRYGATDISGQVYDLHMLMFFICVAIAVVVFGVMFASMYLHRKSRGAKPANFHENVKVEIAWTIVPFLILIFMAVPAAKTLIAMEDTSEADLTVVVTGSQWKWHYKYQDRDVEFYSLLATQREQIENKFDKGKNYLLEVDRPLVIPTGKKVRFLITSDDVIHSWWVPDFAVKKDANPGFINESWAKVNEPGIYRGQCAELCGKDHGYMPVVVIAKPPEEFDAWMAEQEAMAIRAKEEEQRLLSMNMSMDELMREGERVYNATCAACHMPNGEGLPGVFPALKGSKMALEDQEGHINIVLHGKAGTAMQAFGKMLSLKDIAAVVTYERNAWGNNTGDMVQAKDVNDVANGN, encoded by the coding sequence ATGAGTGAAAACTCCTCTCTTAATTTGCGTTACGGCGCCACAGACATTAGCGGCCAGGTTTACGACTTACACATGTTGATGTTTTTCATCTGTGTGGCAATTGCGGTGGTAGTGTTTGGTGTTATGTTTGCCTCTATGTACCTACACCGTAAATCTCGCGGTGCCAAGCCAGCCAACTTTCATGAGAATGTCAAAGTGGAAATTGCTTGGACCATAGTGCCTTTTCTCATTCTTATCTTCATGGCGGTTCCCGCCGCCAAAACCCTGATTGCTATGGAAGATACCAGCGAGGCCGATTTGACAGTCGTCGTTACAGGCTCTCAATGGAAGTGGCACTACAAATACCAAGACAGAGATGTGGAGTTTTATTCTCTGCTGGCGACCCAGCGGGAACAAATAGAAAACAAGTTTGATAAAGGTAAAAACTACTTACTTGAGGTGGACCGCCCTCTTGTTATCCCTACAGGGAAAAAAGTCCGTTTCTTAATTACCTCCGACGATGTCATTCACTCTTGGTGGGTGCCTGATTTTGCCGTTAAAAAAGATGCTAACCCAGGGTTTATTAACGAATCTTGGGCAAAAGTGAATGAACCAGGCATATACCGTGGTCAGTGTGCGGAACTGTGTGGAAAAGACCATGGCTACATGCCGGTAGTGGTTATTGCTAAGCCCCCCGAAGAGTTCGATGCCTGGATGGCCGAACAAGAGGCCATGGCAATTCGAGCAAAAGAAGAAGAGCAACGCTTGTTGTCTATGAACATGTCTATGGATGAGCTTATGCGAGAGGGAGAGCGGGTATATAACGCCACATGTGCCGCTTGTCATATGCCTAATGGTGAAGGCTTACCTGGCGTATTCCCCGCCCTCAAGGGCAGTAAGATGGCTCTGGAAGATCAAGAAGGACATATCAATATCGTGCTGCATGGAAAAGCCGGTACTGCCATGCAGGCGTTCGGAAAAATGTTGAGCTTAAAAGATATTGCTGCGGTGGTGACCTATGAGAGGAATGCATGGGGGAACAATACTGGGGATATGGTGCAAGCTAAAGATGTTAACGACGTGGCCAACGGAAACTAG
- the lexA gene encoding transcriptional repressor LexA produces the protein MRPLTARQTEVLELIKTTMQETGMPPTRAEIARQLGFRSANAAEEHLKALARKGVIEILPGTSRGIKLNIPLEEESIEEAGLPLIGRVAAGEPILAQEHIESHYKVDPALFQPQADFLLRVNGMSMKDIGILDGDLLAVHKTTDVHNGQVVVARVDEDVTVKRLEKRGREVLLHAENEEFSPIKVDLASEPFSIEGIAVGVIRNADWM, from the coding sequence ATGCGCCCACTCACAGCTAGACAAACGGAAGTTCTTGAGCTTATAAAAACTACCATGCAAGAAACTGGCATGCCGCCAACCCGTGCAGAAATTGCACGTCAGTTGGGGTTTCGTTCAGCGAATGCAGCTGAAGAACATTTGAAAGCCCTTGCTCGTAAAGGGGTCATCGAAATTCTTCCTGGTACGTCTCGAGGAATAAAATTAAATATTCCTCTTGAAGAAGAATCGATAGAAGAAGCAGGGCTTCCCCTTATTGGTCGTGTTGCTGCGGGTGAGCCTATTCTTGCGCAAGAGCACATTGAGTCTCATTACAAAGTAGACCCTGCGTTATTTCAGCCTCAGGCCGACTTTTTACTGCGTGTTAATGGCATGAGTATGAAGGATATCGGTATTTTGGACGGTGATTTACTTGCCGTGCACAAAACCACCGACGTGCACAATGGCCAGGTTGTGGTCGCCAGAGTGGATGAAGATGTTACGGTAAAGCGTCTTGAAAAACGCGGTCGTGAAGTGCTTTTGCATGCTGAAAACGAAGAGTTTTCACCCATAAAAGTCGATCTTGCCTCTGAACCTTTCTCTATTGAAGGTATTGCCGTTGGCGTAATTAGAAATGCTGACTGGATGTAA
- a CDS encoding TonB-dependent receptor, with protein MKLSTKAISAAVLLALYGNVALADETDSKEESVERITVRGAFFGQQVATAVKTPTLLINVPQSVSVVSAEQIAQQALFSISDVMQYTPGVSIGLGEDHRDQVTIRGQNTTADFFVDGLRDDVQYFRPLYNLERVEILRGANALLFGRGGGGGVVNRVTKVADTQENFTTLSAGIDTFSAGSISVDTNKVIDEKNAFRFNGVFDAIDNHRDFKDGERYAFNPTYTWHVSEDTRVVASYEYVNDDRLVDRGVPSLNGAPLEGYDNTYFGDPDFNNTTLEAHIARVRVDHSLSQNWNLNGSLQFADYDKAYQNLYPVNFDDQAGTVTLDGYRDTTARENALVQVNLIGQITSGNIEHTVLTGVEYGNQETANDRRDAFFADSQDDQVTFGFSDPLVIPEMTLTDAVRDRSSDVTFTSVFLQDEIKLSEHWIVVAGLRYDNFDIDVVDTIEVNNGADDGNNGLLTSSDSQVSPRAGVIYKPAESVSLYASYSKSFLPRSGDQFLTLSLTSQALDAEEFENKEIGVKWNVSDSLSVTAAAFEVERENGTAQDPNNPEASILTGTETSGYEIQVVGSLSEKWTINAGYSNLDGQEMGRISDGELANRDLAQLPEHMLTVWNQYQVNTQWRVALGVIYQSEQYASLSNSVTLPDFTRVDAAVYYNYSEDLKFQLNVENLFDEDYFPSAHNDNNISTGEPLNARISLQYSF; from the coding sequence TTGAAACTTAGCACCAAAGCAATTTCTGCCGCTGTGTTATTGGCCTTATATGGCAACGTGGCACTGGCTGACGAAACCGACAGTAAAGAAGAAAGCGTAGAACGTATTACCGTAAGAGGCGCGTTCTTTGGTCAGCAGGTGGCTACCGCAGTAAAAACGCCAACCTTACTGATAAATGTACCTCAATCAGTATCTGTCGTAAGCGCTGAGCAAATTGCGCAGCAAGCGTTATTTAGTATTTCAGATGTAATGCAGTACACACCTGGCGTGAGCATTGGGTTAGGCGAAGATCATCGGGACCAAGTCACGATTCGAGGTCAAAATACGACAGCAGATTTTTTTGTGGACGGCTTACGTGATGATGTTCAGTATTTTCGCCCACTTTATAACTTAGAGCGTGTAGAAATATTACGCGGTGCCAATGCGTTATTGTTTGGCCGTGGCGGCGGCGGTGGTGTGGTTAACCGTGTGACTAAGGTGGCCGACACCCAAGAAAACTTCACCACCTTGTCAGCAGGGATTGATACGTTTTCTGCAGGGTCAATTAGCGTTGATACCAACAAGGTGATCGACGAAAAAAATGCGTTTCGATTTAACGGCGTGTTCGATGCCATTGATAACCATCGCGACTTCAAAGACGGCGAGCGTTACGCGTTTAACCCTACTTACACATGGCATGTGAGCGAAGATACTCGTGTAGTCGCGTCTTATGAATACGTTAATGATGACCGATTGGTGGACCGGGGCGTTCCGTCACTTAATGGTGCGCCGTTAGAAGGTTACGACAACACATATTTTGGTGATCCTGACTTTAACAACACGACGCTTGAAGCACATATAGCAAGGGTTCGCGTTGATCACAGTCTTTCTCAAAACTGGAATCTTAACGGCTCTTTGCAATTTGCCGATTATGACAAAGCGTACCAAAATCTTTATCCGGTTAATTTTGACGATCAAGCGGGTACCGTCACTCTCGATGGTTATCGCGACACCACTGCGCGTGAAAATGCGCTAGTGCAAGTGAACTTAATTGGTCAAATCACCTCAGGTAACATAGAGCATACGGTGTTAACCGGTGTGGAATATGGTAATCAAGAAACTGCTAACGATCGTCGAGATGCGTTTTTCGCTGATAGCCAAGATGATCAGGTAACCTTTGGGTTTTCTGATCCACTAGTGATTCCAGAGATGACGTTAACCGATGCGGTTCGCGACAGATCCTCAGATGTCACTTTTACCTCAGTATTTTTGCAAGATGAAATCAAGCTCAGTGAGCACTGGATCGTGGTTGCTGGCCTACGCTATGACAACTTTGACATAGATGTAGTGGATACCATCGAAGTGAATAATGGCGCGGACGATGGTAACAATGGATTATTAACGAGCTCAGACTCTCAGGTATCTCCTCGAGCCGGTGTGATTTATAAGCCAGCCGAATCAGTGTCTTTGTACGCAAGCTATAGCAAATCGTTTCTGCCACGCTCGGGAGATCAATTCTTAACCCTTTCGCTTACTTCTCAAGCCTTAGACGCTGAAGAATTTGAAAACAAAGAAATTGGTGTGAAGTGGAATGTATCAGACAGTTTAAGCGTGACCGCTGCTGCGTTTGAAGTGGAACGAGAAAACGGCACAGCTCAGGATCCTAACAATCCAGAAGCGTCAATACTGACCGGTACTGAAACCTCGGGATACGAAATTCAGGTGGTGGGTTCGCTTAGTGAAAAATGGACTATCAATGCAGGGTATAGCAATCTAGATGGGCAAGAAATGGGTCGTATTAGTGACGGTGAACTTGCAAACCGAGATCTTGCGCAGCTACCCGAGCATATGCTTACCGTTTGGAATCAGTATCAAGTGAACACACAGTGGCGGGTTGCCTTAGGGGTAATTTATCAATCTGAGCAATACGCCTCGTTAAGTAACAGTGTTACTCTGCCTGATTTCACTCGGGTTGATGCGGCTGTGTATTACAACTACAGCGAGGACTTGAAGTTCCAGCTTAACGTAGAAAACCTGTTTGATGAGGATTACTTCCCATCAGCACATAACGATAACAACATCTCAACGGGTGAACCGTTAAACGCACGTATTAGTTTACAGTACAGCTTTTAA
- a CDS encoding GNAT family N-acetyltransferase gives MLRFHSYSDAHAPYFDAINRQWITEMFVLEAIDEQVISNPATYVIAPGGHIWFAEHPDLGIVGTCALMKKSPGVFELTKMGVVGTARGLKVGEALLQHVLSQAPSIAYNTLFLLTNRKCEAAIHLYEKLGFRHCPDIMQRFGAAYERCDVAMRYTTPKTA, from the coding sequence ATGCTACGTTTTCATAGTTACTCTGATGCACATGCCCCGTATTTCGACGCCATAAATCGACAATGGATAACCGAAATGTTTGTGCTAGAAGCCATAGACGAGCAGGTAATCAGCAACCCTGCTACCTATGTTATTGCGCCGGGCGGGCATATTTGGTTCGCAGAACATCCTGACCTTGGCATAGTAGGCACCTGTGCATTGATGAAAAAAAGTCCAGGGGTCTTCGAACTTACTAAGATGGGCGTGGTCGGTACTGCTAGAGGATTAAAAGTCGGTGAGGCGCTGTTACAGCATGTATTGAGTCAGGCTCCTTCAATTGCTTACAACACCCTTTTTCTTCTCACCAACAGAAAGTGTGAGGCGGCTATCCACTTGTACGAAAAACTAGGGTTTAGACACTGCCCAGATATTATGCAACGCTTTGGCGCAGCGTATGAGCGATGTGATGTAGCCATGCGTTATACAACGCCCAAAACAGCCTAA
- the plsB gene encoding glycerol-3-phosphate 1-O-acyltransferase PlsB: MSWMRKVLLSVFHYPVKLLVKAHSIPVNVETELGIDKGKPIVYLLPTNSVTDQLALKMSTQALGLPVPTDTLTLAGREYPSTLFLRKTPPIFRSAAKDTGIEDVFTDLFHLHRDHENLDLQVVPVFVSWGRAPGKGKPGLSDLIADNAAASWLRKLFIVLFLGRDNFISYSKAVSARAMSNQHGSDQRIAHKLVRVASTHFQRKRQSMTGPTLLERQELNNSVLGSDAVRRAMAEESRSKKISHEQAKERAQSYVTEIAADYREGLIRFGDRLLTRIWNKIYNGISVGHAERIRELAANGHEIVYVPCHRSHMDYLLLTYVIYHEGMVTPHIAAGINLNFWPVGKIFRRGGAFFLRRSFAGNKLYTAVFREYLELLFNKGYSVKYYPEGGRSRTGRLIPPKTGMLAMTIQAMLKGVNRPVSIVPVYIGYENVMEVKSYLNELKGSKKKKESNWQVFSAIRKLKNYGHGYVNFGEPIQLNQFLESHVPNWRDCRNAEPEKKPAWLTPAVNELANNVMTRINRAAALNGMALSSLCLLSSKTHTMSEAELKQSMGDFVALFNTVPFSDDATIPDLSVDDLYAETMKLGRFDIKEDDYGRLISPQPKSAIYLTYYRNNILHLFALPGLIMACVFAHKGTSKNAILQLIAALYPLLQRELFLHLSQDEALSHTDALVTALLDLGLLRQKGDDLLPPGAQQKQFHSAWLLSRCMQETLQRYAVVLTILDREKTISRSTLERTSKQVAERLSTLYGLSSPEFYDKNVLSSFISALKDNHWLDSAEDGSLKYSEECEGLREDVMALIWPEMAQHLENVAFHH, encoded by the coding sequence ATGTCGTGGATGCGAAAAGTCCTTTTATCGGTATTTCATTATCCTGTTAAATTGTTAGTAAAAGCGCACAGTATTCCCGTCAATGTGGAGACCGAGCTTGGCATAGATAAGGGCAAGCCCATTGTTTACTTGTTGCCAACTAACTCAGTAACTGACCAGTTGGCGTTAAAGATGTCTACACAAGCACTCGGACTGCCCGTGCCCACAGACACATTAACGCTGGCGGGCCGCGAATATCCTTCTACGTTATTTTTGCGTAAAACGCCGCCTATCTTTAGAAGCGCAGCAAAGGACACGGGGATTGAAGATGTCTTTACCGACTTATTCCACCTTCATCGTGACCATGAAAACCTCGACCTTCAGGTGGTTCCCGTTTTTGTATCTTGGGGCAGAGCTCCGGGCAAGGGTAAACCAGGCCTCAGCGATTTAATTGCCGATAATGCCGCAGCAAGTTGGCTACGAAAACTATTCATCGTGTTGTTTTTAGGCCGCGATAATTTTATTAGTTACTCAAAGGCTGTATCTGCCCGTGCCATGTCTAATCAGCACGGTAGTGATCAACGAATAGCCCACAAACTTGTCAGGGTAGCGAGTACTCACTTTCAAAGAAAACGTCAAAGCATGACTGGGCCTACGTTGCTTGAGCGTCAAGAGTTAAACAATAGCGTTTTAGGGTCTGATGCGGTGCGTCGCGCCATGGCAGAAGAGTCTCGCAGCAAAAAAATCAGCCATGAACAAGCCAAAGAGCGCGCACAATCTTATGTGACAGAAATCGCCGCTGATTATCGAGAGGGGCTAATTCGCTTCGGCGACCGCTTACTTACGCGCATTTGGAACAAAATTTACAATGGTATTAGTGTTGGTCACGCTGAGCGCATACGCGAACTCGCCGCCAATGGCCACGAAATTGTCTATGTTCCCTGTCACCGAAGCCACATGGACTACCTGCTACTCACCTACGTTATTTACCACGAAGGCATGGTAACACCGCATATCGCCGCGGGGATCAACCTTAACTTCTGGCCAGTAGGTAAGATTTTTCGACGAGGTGGCGCCTTCTTTTTGCGTAGGAGCTTTGCCGGCAATAAGTTGTATACCGCCGTGTTCAGAGAATATTTAGAATTGCTATTTAACAAAGGCTATTCGGTAAAATATTACCCTGAGGGCGGTCGTAGTCGCACAGGCCGTCTTATCCCTCCCAAAACCGGCATGCTCGCCATGACAATTCAAGCCATGCTGAAAGGCGTCAACCGGCCAGTCAGTATCGTACCTGTCTACATAGGCTACGAAAACGTCATGGAAGTCAAAAGCTACCTTAACGAATTAAAAGGCTCGAAGAAGAAAAAAGAGTCGAATTGGCAGGTGTTTTCAGCCATTAGAAAACTGAAAAACTACGGCCATGGATACGTTAATTTTGGTGAGCCCATTCAGCTAAATCAGTTCTTAGAGAGCCACGTACCCAACTGGCGAGATTGCAGAAATGCTGAACCTGAGAAAAAGCCAGCCTGGCTCACCCCAGCGGTTAACGAGTTGGCTAATAATGTGATGACGCGGATTAATCGCGCGGCGGCGTTAAACGGAATGGCGTTGTCGTCACTGTGCTTATTGTCATCGAAAACTCACACAATGAGTGAAGCTGAGCTGAAACAGTCTATGGGCGATTTTGTTGCCCTGTTTAACACTGTGCCATTTAGTGACGATGCAACTATCCCAGACCTCAGTGTTGACGATCTTTATGCTGAAACCATGAAGTTAGGACGGTTTGATATTAAAGAAGACGACTACGGTCGACTCATTAGCCCTCAACCTAAGTCGGCAATTTACCTCACCTACTATCGCAACAACATTCTGCATTTGTTCGCATTGCCAGGATTGATAATGGCCTGCGTATTTGCCCATAAAGGCACATCGAAAAATGCAATATTGCAGCTTATTGCGGCACTTTACCCTCTTTTACAACGAGAGCTTTTCTTGCATCTATCACAAGACGAAGCGCTTTCACACACCGATGCGTTAGTGACAGCTTTGCTGGATTTAGGGTTGTTGCGGCAAAAAGGTGATGATTTGCTGCCTCCCGGAGCGCAACAAAAGCAATTTCATTCCGCATGGCTATTGAGTCGCTGCATGCAGGAAACCTTACAACGCTATGCGGTGGTGTTAACTATCTTAGATAGGGAAAAGACGATTAGTCGCTCCACCCTTGAACGCACAAGTAAACAAGTTGCAGAACGCTTATCAACATTATATGGCTTAAGCTCCCCTGAGTTTTACGACAAGAACGTACTGTCTAGCTTTATTTCAGCCCTTAAAGACAATCACTGGCTAGATTCCGCTGAAGACGGCAGCTTAAAGTATTCGGAAGAATGTGAAGGCTTACGAGAAGATGTCATGGCGCTAATTTGGCCTGAAATGGCCCAGCACTTAGAAAATGTGGCATTCCATCATTGA
- the ilvA gene encoding threonine ammonia-lyase, biosynthetic, with amino-acid sequence MTVSDHDYLKKILLAPVYEVAVASELSYMSLLSAELGNDVFLKREDQQPVKSFKLRGAYNRICSLSQAQLDAGVIGASAGNHAQGLAYSAKMKGIKATIVMPQTTPDIKVDAVRRFGGDNVNVVLHGTSFDQASSHAKHLCDTHGYTFVPPFDDPDVIAGQGTVARELLEQNPNLDILFVAVGGGGLAAGIAVYLKQLKPSIKIVAVESEESACFIKAKEAGQPTELDSVGIFADGVAVKVMGQETFRLCNRLIDETLTVTNDEICGAIKDIFDDTRVIAEPAGALSVAAIRKYVKQHNLKGKKLGGILCGANINFHTLRYVSERCELGEQKEAVFAVKIPEKKGAFKQFCECVGAKAITEFNYRYASDSEAHIFVGVKLKGGQQEFATLQTDLATKGYDCFNLTDNELAKLHVRHMVGGRPPTILNEQVFSFEFPERPGALLNFLSTIGEQWNITLFHYRNHGAAEGLVLAGFDIAPDSRDAFNTHVAELGYKVEEVTNDPAYQFFLSQPN; translated from the coding sequence ATGACCGTCAGCGATCACGACTATCTAAAAAAGATACTGCTGGCACCTGTTTATGAAGTGGCCGTGGCCAGTGAGTTATCCTACATGTCACTTTTGTCGGCAGAATTGGGTAATGACGTCTTTCTAAAACGGGAAGATCAACAACCGGTAAAGAGCTTTAAGTTGCGTGGTGCGTATAACCGCATATGTTCGCTATCACAAGCGCAACTAGATGCTGGGGTGATTGGGGCTTCTGCGGGTAACCACGCACAAGGGTTGGCTTATAGTGCCAAGATGAAAGGCATAAAAGCCACCATCGTTATGCCGCAAACCACCCCAGATATTAAAGTAGATGCCGTGCGACGTTTCGGTGGTGACAATGTAAATGTGGTACTGCATGGCACGAGCTTCGACCAAGCAAGTAGCCATGCGAAGCATTTATGCGACACTCATGGGTACACGTTTGTACCGCCGTTTGATGACCCCGACGTTATTGCGGGTCAAGGCACGGTTGCCCGGGAATTACTTGAGCAAAACCCAAATTTAGACATTCTATTTGTTGCTGTGGGTGGCGGTGGATTGGCCGCCGGAATTGCGGTTTATCTTAAACAGTTAAAGCCGAGTATAAAAATAGTTGCGGTAGAATCAGAAGAGTCGGCGTGCTTTATCAAAGCAAAAGAAGCTGGACAGCCCACCGAGTTAGACAGTGTGGGTATTTTTGCTGATGGTGTAGCGGTGAAAGTGATGGGGCAAGAAACCTTTCGTTTATGCAACCGACTTATTGATGAAACTCTCACTGTGACTAACGACGAAATCTGCGGCGCAATTAAAGATATTTTTGATGACACCCGAGTTATCGCCGAACCTGCCGGGGCTTTGTCTGTGGCGGCAATCCGTAAATACGTGAAACAGCATAACCTAAAAGGCAAGAAGCTTGGCGGCATTTTATGCGGCGCGAATATCAACTTCCACACCTTGCGTTATGTGTCGGAGCGCTGCGAATTAGGCGAGCAAAAAGAAGCCGTGTTTGCGGTTAAAATCCCAGAGAAAAAAGGCGCGTTTAAGCAATTTTGTGAGTGTGTTGGTGCTAAAGCGATTACTGAATTTAACTATCGCTATGCCAGTGACAGTGAAGCTCACATATTCGTTGGCGTGAAGTTAAAAGGCGGGCAGCAAGAGTTTGCCACGTTACAAACTGACCTCGCGACGAAAGGCTACGATTGTTTTAATTTAACAGACAATGAACTGGCTAAATTGCATGTTCGGCATATGGTCGGTGGCAGACCCCCGACCATATTGAATGAACAGGTATTTAGTTTTGAGTTTCCCGAGCGACCAGGCGCATTACTCAACTTTTTGAGTACCATAGGTGAACAGTGGAACATCACATTGTTCCATTATCGTAACCATGGTGCGGCAGAGGGCTTAGTGTTGGCTGGGTTCGATATTGCGCCAGACAGTCGTGACGCTTTCAATACCCATGTGGCTGAACTGGGTTACAAGGTAGAGGAAGTGACCAACGACCCTGCTTATCAGTTTTTCCTTTCACAACCCAATTAG